The genomic window ACCTGGATACCGCGCGAATCGACCGCATCGGGCAAATCCCCGAACACGAGTTTGTTGATTCCCGCCTCCAGTGGCACCTGCGCCGTGCGCGTTACTTGCGCCCGATCGTTGTAGACGGTCACATCCGTGACCTGCGAAGAAACCGCCAATGCGGCAATTGCGATGATTCCGACCATGATTTCCTCCTAAAGAAGGGTAGAGCTTGCCACAAATGGGCCCGGGGCCAAAAACAAAAAAGGCCGCGCAACGTGGCGCGGCCTTCCGAAACTGATTCCCCGGAGAATTGCTACATCGACTTGCTGAACGTTAGGCTGTTCACACCGGCGGCGGCGCAGGCGTCCATCACATCGATGATCCGGCGGTGCAATGCATCCTGGTGCGGCAACACGTTGACGAAGAACGGCGAGCTTTGCGCAAGGGCGATTTGCTTAAGACCCGCGACCTGCATAACCAAGTCGTCGAGCGTGCGGTCGTCGTATGAGAAGCGCATGCCTTCGACCTGCACGGAACCGTCGGCGGTGATCTCGATGAGCACCTCCACCGGAATCTCCTGCATATCTTCAACCGCAATGTTGGCCGGCAACATGAAGCCGATATCGGCCTCCTTCTTGATCAAGGACGCCGTGACCATGAAGTAGATGAGCAGCAGGAAGACGACGTCGATCAACGGCGCGACTTGAAGCTCAAGTTTAGCGTCTTCGTAATGTTGGTTTAAATTCATGGTTCCCCTACTCTTCGAACACGGAATAGATCAAGTCCTGCGCACCGACTTCGGCGCAGGCAATCGTGACCTTCTCGTTCGTCTTGTATTTCACTTCACCATCGGCACGGATCAATACGCGCAACTCGGGGTTGGCGTTGATTTCCTGCTCAATGCGCTCCTTGACCTGCTCG from Pontiella desulfatans includes these protein-coding regions:
- a CDS encoding ExbD/TolR family protein; translation: MNLNQHYEDAKLELQVAPLIDVVFLLLIYFMVTASLIKKEADIGFMLPANIAVEDMQEIPVEVLIEITADGSVQVEGMRFSYDDRTLDDLVMQVAGLKQIALAQSSPFFVNVLPHQDALHRRIIDVMDACAAAGVNSLTFSKSM